Proteins encoded within one genomic window of Kibdelosporangium phytohabitans:
- a CDS encoding alpha/beta hydrolase has product MRKFLTLGLTTLLAAGAAAAVGTAAHAGSQLEFGACPADVAQVYAKLKCATVNVPLDYSRPFGARIDVLVTKHASTNPAKRRGVLFVNPGGPANSAVMAAGKLTHPSPSGHTRMPAEVLAAYDVIGIDSRGTGHSQPLSCVGDDYWSELQPDPDRPEERDKSWERWKAFAKSCADKNGDVLKHTGSRNVIKDMDHVRTLLGEEKISYLGYSYGTYLGSAYAQTYPQRIDRMILDSTMNPVDQQMWYDNSTGQVVAGVARQRTYLEWIAKYDNVFHLGKTHDEVNAAWQKLLGDFRQRPRGPRKNVGAVELMDVYIANLSHELYWEPLAKAMADYVLRGDETAVLDWATPGGGAAGERMIAGMISIACVDSDAPSDRAKIERDFTELARTSDFAWYNVSIPSACANWHAGHDQRIVPSGRNLPPILMFGTEGDSATPYVNTVAMHKQLPSSVLVTERGSGTHCVFGAHQSMVNWDAQRIGGDYLVNGVLPNGDTDIAPHPLPVPTPATAAAARPAVLSPQS; this is encoded by the coding sequence ATGAGGAAATTCCTCACCCTTGGGCTGACCACGCTGCTCGCCGCCGGTGCGGCGGCAGCGGTCGGCACGGCCGCGCACGCCGGGTCGCAACTCGAGTTCGGTGCCTGCCCGGCAGATGTCGCGCAGGTTTACGCGAAGCTGAAGTGTGCGACGGTGAACGTGCCGCTCGACTACTCGCGGCCGTTCGGCGCGCGGATCGACGTGCTCGTCACGAAGCACGCGAGCACGAACCCGGCGAAACGGCGCGGTGTGCTTTTCGTCAACCCCGGTGGTCCGGCGAACTCCGCCGTGATGGCCGCGGGCAAACTGACCCATCCGAGCCCGAGCGGGCACACGCGGATGCCCGCGGAAGTGCTTGCGGCGTACGACGTCATCGGTATCGACTCCCGCGGCACCGGTCACAGCCAGCCGCTGAGCTGCGTCGGCGACGACTACTGGAGCGAGTTGCAGCCGGACCCGGACCGCCCCGAGGAGCGGGACAAGAGCTGGGAGCGCTGGAAGGCATTCGCCAAGTCGTGCGCGGACAAGAACGGCGACGTGCTCAAGCACACCGGCAGCCGCAACGTGATCAAGGACATGGACCACGTGCGCACGCTGCTCGGGGAGGAGAAGATCAGCTACCTCGGCTACTCCTACGGCACCTACCTCGGTTCGGCGTACGCGCAGACGTACCCGCAGCGGATCGACCGGATGATCCTCGACAGCACCATGAACCCGGTGGACCAGCAGATGTGGTACGACAACTCGACCGGGCAGGTCGTCGCGGGAGTGGCCCGCCAGCGCACCTACCTGGAGTGGATCGCCAAGTACGACAACGTGTTCCACCTCGGCAAGACCCACGACGAGGTGAACGCGGCCTGGCAGAAGCTGCTCGGCGACTTCCGGCAGCGACCACGCGGACCGAGGAAGAACGTCGGTGCCGTCGAGCTGATGGACGTCTACATCGCCAACCTGTCCCACGAGCTCTACTGGGAGCCGCTCGCCAAGGCGATGGCCGACTACGTGCTGCGCGGTGACGAGACCGCTGTGCTGGACTGGGCGACCCCCGGTGGCGGCGCGGCCGGTGAGCGGATGATCGCCGGGATGATCTCGATCGCCTGCGTCGACTCCGACGCGCCGTCCGACCGGGCCAAGATCGAACGCGACTTCACCGAGCTGGCCAGGACCAGCGACTTCGCCTGGTACAACGTGTCGATCCCGTCCGCGTGCGCCAACTGGCACGCCGGGCACGACCAGCGGATCGTGCCGTCGGGCAGGAACCTGCCGCCGATCCTGATGTTCGGCACCGAAGGGGATTCCGCGACGCCGTACGTGAACACGGTCGCGATGCACAAGCAGCTGCCCAGTTCGGTGCTGGTCACCGAGCGCGGCTCGGGCACCCACTGCGTGTTCGGCGCCCACCAGTCGATGGTCAACTGGGACGCTCAGCGCATCGGCGGGGACTACCTGGTCAACGGTGTCCTGCCCAACGGTGACACCGACATCGCGCCGCACCCGCTGCCCGTGCCGACCCCGGCCACCGCCGCGGCCGCACGGCCGGCTGTTCTTTCTCCGCAGTCGTAG
- a CDS encoding amidohydrolase: MTTAPDIVLRGGKVLTVDDDFSVTSALAITGDRVTAIGDEATASIGPGTRVIDLDGRAVLPGINDAHLHLAMFGQSRRNADLTTVDSVAALHTVLREQAPRGGWLVGEGWREANIPDFQPHRSVLDPVTEDVPAVLHHASRHSVLVNTAALRLAGIDGHTTDPVGGIIVRDTDGEPTGMLLESAGELVTRHIPALSTEERLEAIADGMRVLNTMGVTSVTDPIVWPELLRDYTVLQQQGRLTVRVNALLHWDWPSPSTSLERLTTMLGQTGAATGLGDSWLRVGGVKLFADGVPSHGTAWLHDPYPDGTSGHLVTPGADDDARYTHLLDLIEVVHRHRLQAQIHVTGDRAADAAADGIIRAQAKDPWPEARHALIHGTLLAPETIRRLGEHNIGVITSSLMRTHSGATISAAVGVERWQQAFPAGALLAAGAPVADSSDAPVCFPDWRRGLATFTGVAAHPLAEVPADLRLTRAQAIRLWTVNPAYFEHAEHHKGTLTPGHLADLVVLDQDPLSVPDTALAGLKPELTIVGGRTVHDGMN; the protein is encoded by the coding sequence GTGACCACCGCACCGGACATCGTGCTGCGCGGCGGCAAGGTGCTGACCGTCGACGACGACTTCAGCGTGACGTCGGCGCTGGCGATCACCGGCGACCGCGTCACCGCCATCGGCGACGAGGCCACCGCGTCGATCGGGCCCGGCACCCGCGTGATCGACCTCGACGGCCGCGCGGTCCTGCCCGGCATCAACGACGCACACCTGCACCTGGCCATGTTCGGGCAATCCCGCCGCAACGCCGATCTGACCACAGTGGACTCTGTGGCGGCGCTGCACACCGTCCTGCGCGAGCAGGCGCCGCGTGGCGGCTGGCTGGTCGGTGAGGGCTGGCGCGAAGCGAACATCCCGGATTTCCAACCGCACCGATCGGTGCTCGATCCGGTCACCGAGGACGTCCCGGCGGTGCTGCACCACGCGTCCCGGCATTCGGTCCTGGTCAACACCGCCGCGCTGCGCCTGGCGGGCATCGACGGGCACACAACGGATCCGGTGGGCGGGATCATCGTCCGCGACACCGACGGCGAACCGACCGGCATGCTGCTGGAGTCCGCAGGGGAACTGGTCACCCGGCACATTCCCGCGTTGTCCACAGAGGAACGGCTCGAGGCGATCGCCGACGGCATGCGCGTGCTGAACACCATGGGCGTCACCAGCGTGACCGATCCGATCGTCTGGCCGGAACTCCTGCGCGACTACACCGTGCTGCAGCAACAAGGACGACTGACCGTACGTGTCAACGCGTTGCTGCACTGGGACTGGCCGTCGCCGTCCACCTCGCTGGAACGCCTGACCACGATGCTCGGGCAGACAGGCGCGGCGACCGGACTCGGCGACAGCTGGCTCAGGGTCGGGGGAGTGAAGCTCTTCGCCGACGGCGTTCCCAGCCACGGCACGGCATGGCTGCACGACCCGTACCCGGACGGCACCTCAGGACACCTCGTGACCCCCGGCGCGGACGACGACGCCCGCTACACTCACTTGCTGGACCTCATCGAGGTCGTGCACCGCCACCGCCTGCAAGCCCAGATCCACGTCACCGGCGATCGGGCGGCGGACGCGGCAGCGGACGGAATCATCCGGGCGCAAGCCAAGGATCCGTGGCCGGAGGCCCGTCACGCGTTGATCCACGGCACTCTCTTGGCGCCGGAGACGATCCGTCGCCTGGGCGAGCACAACATCGGCGTCATCACGAGTTCGCTGATGAGAACCCACAGCGGAGCCACGATCAGCGCGGCTGTGGGCGTGGAACGCTGGCAGCAGGCGTTTCCCGCCGGAGCTCTGCTCGCGGCCGGAGCGCCGGTCGCGGACAGTTCCGACGCCCCCGTGTGCTTTCCCGACTGGCGCCGGGGCCTGGCCACGTTCACCGGCGTGGCCGCGCATCCCCTGGCGGAGGTCCCGGCGGACCTGCGGCTCACCCGTGCGCAGGCGATCCGCCTCTGGACGGTGAACCCGGCCTACTTCGAGCACGCCGAACACCACAAAGGCACGCTCACCCCGGGACACCTGGCCGACCTCGTCGTGCTCGACCAGGATCCGCTGTCCGTACCGGACACCGCGCTCGCCGGCCTGAAACCGGAACTGACCATCGTCGGCGGGCGAACCGTCCACGACGGGATGAACTAG
- a CDS encoding aminotransferase class III-fold pyridoxal phosphate-dependent enzyme yields the protein MSAVDSRYQRITAGVPELDDGTVRDVLRDGFGVTAVRTRPLAGETDRNLWVADESGVEYVFKVCSADDLAAVRFQNALLRHLAGHAPDLPVPQVVGDVIPVAGDLVARLLTWLPGAPLAEVGRRSAELVADVGAMAGKLAAATTTWRHPDLPPPHYWEFPHAPTALAESLPAVADPGLRASIALVEAEFVPALDQLAALPQGVVHHDLNAFNILVGPGPVRRVIGVIDFGDAQRTARVADLAVLLASAMRGQPHPLRVAAALTAAYHRVCPLTEAELDLLFPMLAVRAATVAATTARLHSASSHGDPRHRSPAAADLVRVVAEIPAHVGAATLRQACGLSAHPACDAVTGWVTANPGGAIVGFDLPPVDLSAGSAVFDDVDPRDPAALRAAESAAARSSIGRYGEPRFADGGAVRTGLDVFAAAGTPVTAPLNGTVEPGNPAADLVLRHEPAPGVRFWTIYNGLSSAGSGKVTAGQRIGEIGPAERLLVQLSVFPLTGWRQVPGTVAHEDAPVWQQLLPDPSPLVGGAVWTPATERALESRERHLPRTHPTYFSAPVNMVRARDCRFYDETGRGYLDALNNVTLLGHAHPRLVAAATRQLKRLNTNSRFVYDVLTEYAEALTATLPAGLDVVYFLNSGSEANDLALRMARYISGRDNVVIIDDAYHGYTTTVADVSPSRYKHYGKPDTTHPTPVPDRYRGAYGYDDPDAGPKYAQHVIDTIDEVNPAAFLYEALLAGGGQVVLPPGYLAPIHDAARQRGVFTIADEVQVGFGRLGEAFWGFQTQDVVPDFVTMGKAMGNGFPVAALVTTREISEAFDRTGRFFSTYGGNPVSCAVGLELLRVMDEERLQDNALTVGQYLRDQLSGLATRHPLIGDVRGQGFYSGVEFVLDRTTKKPAIPETLTVCERMKEEGVLVYPTGPSWNILKIKPPLTFTRAHADEMTAALDRVLEAGW from the coding sequence ATGTCCGCTGTCGACTCCCGGTACCAACGGATCACCGCCGGTGTCCCGGAGCTGGACGACGGCACAGTGCGTGACGTACTGCGTGACGGTTTCGGCGTGACCGCCGTGCGCACCCGGCCGTTGGCGGGGGAGACCGACCGCAATCTGTGGGTCGCCGACGAATCCGGCGTGGAGTACGTGTTCAAGGTCTGCTCCGCCGACGATCTCGCTGCCGTGCGGTTCCAGAACGCGCTCCTGCGGCACCTGGCCGGCCACGCACCGGACCTGCCTGTTCCCCAGGTGGTCGGGGACGTGATCCCGGTCGCCGGTGACCTGGTGGCCCGGCTGCTCACCTGGTTGCCGGGCGCGCCACTGGCCGAGGTCGGCAGGCGCAGCGCGGAGCTGGTCGCCGACGTCGGAGCCATGGCGGGCAAGCTCGCCGCCGCGACCACAACCTGGCGACACCCGGACCTGCCGCCGCCGCACTACTGGGAGTTCCCGCACGCGCCCACCGCGCTGGCCGAGTCGCTGCCCGCCGTGGCCGACCCGGGCCTGCGGGCGTCGATCGCACTGGTGGAAGCCGAGTTCGTGCCGGCGTTGGACCAGCTGGCCGCGTTGCCGCAGGGCGTGGTCCACCACGATCTGAACGCGTTCAACATCCTGGTCGGCCCCGGCCCGGTCCGGCGCGTGATCGGCGTGATCGACTTCGGCGACGCCCAGCGCACCGCTCGCGTCGCCGACCTGGCCGTTCTGCTGGCCAGCGCGATGCGCGGCCAGCCGCACCCCCTCCGCGTGGCTGCCGCGCTGACCGCCGCCTACCACCGCGTGTGCCCACTCACCGAGGCAGAGCTGGACCTGCTGTTCCCCATGCTGGCGGTGCGGGCAGCGACCGTGGCGGCCACCACCGCCCGGCTTCATTCCGCCAGCAGCCACGGCGACCCGCGACACCGCTCACCGGCAGCGGCCGACCTGGTCCGTGTCGTGGCCGAGATCCCCGCTCACGTCGGCGCGGCGACGCTCCGGCAGGCGTGCGGGCTGTCGGCCCACCCAGCCTGTGACGCGGTCACGGGCTGGGTCACCGCCAATCCCGGCGGCGCGATCGTCGGCTTCGACCTGCCGCCGGTCGACCTGTCGGCGGGCAGCGCCGTGTTCGACGACGTCGATCCACGTGACCCGGCAGCGTTGCGTGCGGCGGAATCAGCCGCGGCGCGCTCCTCGATCGGTCGCTACGGCGAGCCGCGGTTCGCCGACGGCGGCGCTGTCCGAACAGGACTCGACGTGTTCGCCGCCGCCGGAACGCCCGTGACAGCACCGCTGAACGGAACCGTGGAACCGGGCAACCCGGCCGCCGACCTGGTACTCCGGCACGAACCAGCACCCGGGGTCCGCTTCTGGACCATCTACAACGGACTGTCGTCGGCCGGCAGCGGAAAGGTGACTGCCGGACAGCGCATCGGCGAGATCGGCCCGGCTGAACGCCTGCTTGTTCAGCTGTCCGTGTTCCCGCTCACCGGGTGGCGCCAAGTTCCGGGGACGGTGGCCCACGAGGACGCACCCGTGTGGCAGCAGTTGCTACCCGATCCCAGCCCGCTGGTCGGTGGCGCGGTGTGGACTCCGGCGACGGAACGCGCACTGGAAAGCCGTGAACGGCACCTGCCGCGCACGCATCCGACGTACTTCAGCGCCCCGGTGAACATGGTGCGCGCCAGGGACTGCCGTTTCTACGACGAGACCGGGCGCGGCTATCTGGACGCCCTGAACAACGTCACGCTGCTCGGCCACGCCCATCCCAGGCTGGTGGCCGCCGCGACGCGGCAGTTGAAGCGGCTCAACACCAACAGCCGGTTCGTCTACGACGTGCTGACCGAGTACGCCGAGGCCCTGACCGCGACCCTGCCGGCCGGCCTGGACGTGGTCTATTTCCTCAACTCCGGCAGCGAGGCCAACGACCTGGCTCTGCGCATGGCCCGGTACATATCCGGCCGGGACAACGTCGTCATCATCGACGACGCTTACCACGGCTACACAACGACTGTGGCTGACGTGAGCCCGTCACGGTACAAGCACTACGGCAAGCCGGACACCACACATCCCACGCCCGTACCCGACCGCTATCGCGGTGCCTACGGCTATGACGACCCGGATGCCGGTCCGAAGTACGCCCAGCACGTCATCGACACGATCGACGAGGTCAATCCGGCGGCGTTCCTGTACGAGGCACTGCTGGCCGGTGGTGGCCAGGTCGTGCTGCCGCCCGGCTACCTCGCGCCCATCCACGACGCGGCACGGCAGCGTGGCGTGTTCACCATCGCCGACGAGGTCCAGGTGGGATTCGGCCGGCTCGGCGAGGCGTTCTGGGGATTCCAGACCCAGGACGTGGTGCCCGACTTCGTCACCATGGGCAAGGCCATGGGCAACGGGTTCCCGGTGGCCGCGCTGGTCACCACGCGGGAGATCTCGGAGGCGTTCGACCGCACCGGGCGCTTCTTCTCGACGTACGGCGGCAACCCGGTCTCCTGCGCGGTCGGCCTGGAACTCCTGCGTGTCATGGACGAAGAACGCCTCCAGGACAACGCGCTGACCGTCGGCCAGTACCTGCGCGACCAGCTCAGCGGGCTCGCCACCCGCCACCCGCTCATCGGTGACGTCCGGGGCCAGGGTTTCTACAGCGGCGTGGAATTCGTCCTGGACCGCACCACCAAGAAACCCGCCATCCCGGAGACGCTGACCGTCTGCGAACGGATGAAGGAGGAAGGCGTGCTGGTGTACCCCACTGGGCCGTCGTGGAACATCCTCAAGATCAAACCGCCGCTGACGTTCACCCGGGCGCACGCCGACGAGATGACCGCGGCACTGGACCGAGTACTGGAGGCAGGCTGGTGA
- a CDS encoding alcohol dehydrogenase catalytic domain-containing protein, with amino-acid sequence MRAAVLQHSGVDGIGIRDGVSTMDVSDVLVRVRVRAAGVCHSDLSAATGRLGITPPVVLGHEAAGEVVETGPDVHGFAAGDRVMVSWVPQCGTCPWCRRAQPELCTYNTTPGYRRPRFVVDGTPVAAQAGCGAFAEEIVVTQHNLVSLPDDVPFEIGALVSCGITTGVGAVRNTAALRQGDSVVVIGCGGVGMAVVQAARAAGASEVLAVDPVAAKRELALTLGATTVAAPDELAGTIGDGFDVAFEAVGIPDTIRAAYDATRRGGTTVVVGVGAPDAVVPFTARELYASGRRLVGSVFGSSDVRRDYPRVIRSWQDGTLRLEPLISDRIGLADVPQALEALRAGSALRSVVVF; translated from the coding sequence ATGCGGGCCGCGGTGTTGCAGCACAGCGGAGTGGACGGGATCGGGATACGGGACGGCGTGTCCACCATGGACGTCAGCGACGTACTGGTCCGGGTCAGGGTACGCGCGGCAGGGGTGTGCCATTCGGACCTGTCCGCGGCCACCGGACGGCTCGGCATCACCCCACCGGTGGTGCTCGGCCACGAGGCCGCCGGTGAGGTCGTGGAAACCGGTCCGGACGTGCACGGATTCGCCGCGGGCGACCGCGTGATGGTGTCCTGGGTGCCGCAGTGCGGGACTTGCCCGTGGTGCCGCCGGGCACAACCCGAGCTGTGCACGTACAACACGACGCCCGGCTACCGGCGGCCACGGTTCGTGGTGGACGGCACGCCCGTGGCGGCGCAGGCGGGCTGCGGTGCGTTCGCGGAAGAGATCGTGGTGACACAGCACAACCTGGTGTCGTTGCCTGACGACGTGCCGTTCGAGATCGGCGCGCTGGTCAGCTGCGGCATCACCACAGGCGTGGGCGCGGTCCGCAACACCGCGGCGCTTCGACAGGGAGACAGCGTCGTGGTGATCGGGTGCGGCGGCGTCGGGATGGCCGTTGTGCAGGCCGCCCGCGCCGCCGGCGCGTCCGAGGTGCTCGCGGTCGACCCGGTCGCCGCGAAACGCGAGCTCGCGTTGACACTCGGTGCGACCACTGTGGCCGCGCCGGACGAACTGGCCGGCACGATCGGGGACGGATTCGACGTGGCATTCGAAGCGGTCGGGATTCCCGACACCATCCGGGCGGCCTACGACGCCACCCGGCGGGGCGGCACCACCGTCGTGGTCGGCGTCGGGGCGCCGGACGCGGTGGTGCCGTTCACCGCCCGCGAGTTGTACGCCAGCGGCCGTCGCCTGGTCGGCTCGGTGTTCGGCTCCAGCGACGTGCGCAGGGACTACCCCCGCGTGATCCGGTCGTGGCAGGACGGCACGCTCCGGCTCGAACCGCTGATCAGCGACCGGATCGGGCTGGCTGACGTGCCGCAGGCCCTGGAAGCGTTGCGCGCGGGCTCGGCGCTGCGATCGGTGGTGGTGTTCTGA
- a CDS encoding extracellular solute-binding protein: MRRLGLAAVVAVLLASCGTGGDGKSLTFVSYGKGAYQDGQQKGFLEPYQKDTGVKVVLDGPSDNAKLRAMVEAGRVTWDVVDTDAFMAREHCGTLLEKIDVGPLKDSFPPGTLSECGVPAALFGLMLMYNEKTYGANPPTSLADFFDPVKFPGKRVVYAKDPSTGQLEAALLADGVPVDKLYPLDMDRAMRMYGKIRRDLTLAQTYGQQQQVMVDNQADMALIVSARAYSTLKAGGTQWKRVSTKVPVTWDVFVVPKGSKHKDLAQELIKYASGPEQGAKFAELSGAGAANTAAKSGLNDIQRQIDVLSPQRAADAVFINADWWTGNYSRVVQTWTSWQTG; this comes from the coding sequence GTGCGTCGACTGGGATTGGCGGCTGTCGTCGCCGTGTTGCTCGCGTCCTGCGGCACCGGCGGGGACGGCAAGTCGCTGACGTTCGTGTCGTACGGCAAAGGCGCGTACCAGGATGGGCAGCAGAAGGGATTCCTGGAGCCGTACCAGAAGGACACGGGCGTCAAGGTCGTCCTGGACGGCCCGTCGGACAACGCGAAACTGCGCGCCATGGTCGAGGCCGGCCGTGTCACGTGGGACGTCGTCGACACGGACGCGTTCATGGCACGTGAGCACTGCGGGACCTTGCTGGAGAAGATCGACGTCGGTCCGCTGAAGGACAGCTTCCCGCCCGGCACGTTGTCCGAGTGCGGCGTCCCCGCGGCACTGTTCGGGCTGATGCTGATGTACAACGAGAAGACCTACGGCGCCAACCCGCCCACCAGCCTCGCGGACTTCTTCGACCCGGTCAAATTCCCCGGCAAGCGCGTTGTGTACGCCAAGGACCCGTCCACCGGCCAGCTCGAGGCCGCGTTGCTCGCCGACGGCGTGCCCGTGGACAAGCTGTACCCGCTGGACATGGACCGCGCGATGCGGATGTACGGCAAGATCCGCCGCGACCTCACGCTGGCCCAGACCTACGGCCAGCAACAGCAGGTCATGGTGGACAACCAGGCCGACATGGCGCTGATCGTCAGCGCTCGCGCGTACTCGACGCTCAAAGCCGGTGGTACGCAGTGGAAACGTGTTTCCACCAAAGTACCCGTGACCTGGGACGTGTTCGTGGTGCCGAAGGGCAGCAAGCACAAGGACCTGGCCCAGGAGCTGATCAAGTACGCCTCCGGCCCGGAACAGGGCGCGAAGTTCGCCGAGCTGTCCGGCGCGGGTGCCGCCAACACGGCGGCCAAATCGGGCCTGAACGACATCCAGCGGCAGATCGACGTGCTCAGCCCGCAACGGGCGGCCGACGCGGTGTTCATCAACGCCGACTGGTGGACCGGCAACTACAGCCGGGTCGTGCAGACGTGGACGTCATGGCAGACCGGCTGA
- a CDS encoding ABC transporter ATP-binding protein codes for MNPSASHGIRISGVSKVFAGLPRPAVDDVSLDIAPGEFMTFLGPSGSGKTTTLSMIAGFVPLTSGSICVDGKDISGLKPHKRDLGVVFQQYALFPHLTVAKNVAFPLQQRAVPKSEVQSRAADALTLVGLSDCADRLPRQLSGGQQQRVALARAVVYQPRALLMDEPLGALDKKLRDQLRKEIARMHRELGMTFLFVTHDQEEALTLSDRIAVFNNGKVEQVGTPTELYERPATLFVAQFLGESNVFTEDGDHGAIVVRPERLDLHAGPDSVPSGHQRRKAVITEVVYVGNHHRIGLRFDDGAEGSAMRLAGAALPAAPGETVIASWSQSHQTSVQGG; via the coding sequence ATGAACCCTTCCGCCAGCCACGGGATCCGGATCTCCGGAGTGTCCAAAGTGTTCGCCGGACTGCCCCGGCCCGCGGTCGACGACGTCTCGCTGGACATCGCGCCGGGGGAGTTCATGACGTTCCTCGGCCCGTCCGGTTCCGGCAAGACCACCACGCTGTCCATGATCGCCGGGTTCGTCCCGTTGACCAGTGGCTCGATCTGCGTCGACGGCAAGGACATCAGCGGCCTCAAACCGCACAAGCGCGACCTCGGCGTGGTGTTCCAGCAGTACGCGCTGTTCCCGCACCTCACCGTGGCCAAGAACGTGGCGTTCCCGCTGCAACAGCGCGCCGTGCCCAAGTCCGAGGTCCAGAGCCGCGCGGCCGACGCGCTGACCCTGGTCGGGCTGTCCGACTGCGCCGACCGGTTGCCACGGCAGCTGTCCGGCGGCCAGCAGCAACGCGTCGCGCTGGCCCGTGCCGTGGTCTACCAGCCTCGCGCGCTGCTGATGGACGAGCCGCTCGGCGCGCTGGACAAGAAGCTGCGCGACCAGCTGCGCAAGGAAATCGCCCGGATGCACCGCGAACTGGGGATGACGTTCCTGTTCGTGACGCACGACCAGGAAGAGGCGCTGACGCTGTCCGACCGGATCGCCGTGTTCAACAACGGCAAGGTGGAACAGGTCGGGACACCCACCGAGCTGTACGAGCGACCGGCGACGTTGTTCGTGGCCCAGTTCCTCGGCGAGTCCAACGTCTTCACCGAAGACGGCGACCACGGCGCGATCGTGGTCCGGCCGGAGCGGCTGGACCTGCACGCCGGGCCGGACAGCGTGCCCAGCGGTCACCAGCGCCGCAAGGCCGTGATCACCGAGGTCGTCTACGTCGGCAACCACCACCGGATCGGGCTGCGGTTCGACGACGGCGCCGAGGGCTCGGCGATGCGGCTGGCCGGGGCCGCGCTGCCCGCGGCGCCCGGCGAGACGGTGATCGCCAGCTGGAGCCAGAGCCATCAGACCAGTGTTCAAGGAGGGTGA
- a CDS encoding ABC transporter permease produces the protein MPDANRKIGWGLRLWVLAVAVLLLAPTLVVIPMSLGAGQTFEFPPKQWSLRWYEEFFSSPQWMDSVITSVQAAVLTGVLATVIGVAAAIGLDRGRFPGREMLRSAMMAPMIVPGIVVAIAIYATFLRWHLNGTLLGFVLAHTVLAVPFVITSVSASLAGYDRTVEIAAASLGASGWTIVRRITLPLLAPGIASGFVFAFVTSFDEVVIALFLQTPDIRTLPVQMYDSITLEIDPTIAAASSLIVVVTTAALLLPQLIRRRRSDA, from the coding sequence GTGCCTGACGCGAACCGGAAGATCGGGTGGGGCCTGCGCCTGTGGGTGCTCGCGGTGGCCGTGCTGCTGCTCGCGCCGACGCTCGTGGTCATTCCCATGAGCCTCGGTGCCGGTCAGACGTTCGAGTTCCCGCCGAAGCAGTGGTCACTGCGCTGGTACGAGGAGTTCTTCTCCTCGCCGCAGTGGATGGACTCCGTGATCACCTCGGTCCAGGCCGCTGTGCTGACGGGCGTGCTCGCCACGGTCATCGGCGTGGCCGCCGCGATCGGGCTGGACCGTGGCCGCTTCCCCGGGCGGGAGATGCTGCGCTCGGCCATGATGGCGCCGATGATCGTGCCCGGGATCGTGGTCGCGATCGCCATCTACGCCACGTTCCTGCGCTGGCACCTCAACGGCACGCTCCTCGGGTTCGTGCTGGCGCACACGGTCCTTGCCGTGCCGTTCGTGATCACGTCCGTGTCGGCCAGCCTCGCCGGGTACGACCGCACGGTGGAGATCGCCGCGGCCAGCCTCGGCGCGTCCGGCTGGACGATCGTGCGCCGGATCACGTTGCCGCTGCTGGCACCGGGCATCGCGTCCGGTTTCGTGTTCGCGTTCGTCACCTCGTTCGACGAGGTCGTGATCGCGTTGTTCCTGCAGACACCGGACATCCGCACGCTGCCGGTCCAGATGTACGACTCGATCACGCTGGAGATCGACCCGACCATCGCCGCGGCGTCCAGCCTGATCGTCGTGGTCACCACCGCGGCACTGCTGCTGCCCCAACTCATCCGCCGACGCCGGAGCGACGCATGA